CGAACCTTCTCATGCAGGTCCTCATCAATCTTTACGATGCCCAAGACATTCTCCTGACAGAATTTATATACGATCTATATACGATTAATATATGGATCGTATATTTAAATCAATCAGAATTCGGATGTCTCTGCACTCTGGCGTCGGGATCAGTCGCCAGGCTTTCTTGCCACAATGAAATGGTTGGGCGGGGAGGCAGGGTAGTCGCCTGTCTCGACGATCTCGAAACCGGCATCTTTGAGGTATCCTTCCAGTTGCGGGATCGAAAGAAAGGTGACCGGCGGGGCAAGACGGAACAACCGCATGACGGAGACCAGCGGTTTGAACAGCCAGGCCTTTCCCGCCAGGCAGGGCGTTTTGGAGATGAACAGTCCGCCCGGTTTCAGACGGCTGTTGATCCGGGCGGCTGCCGCCGGAACGTCATCCAGAAGGTGCAGCATGTTGAAGGCCAGTACCGCGTCGAAAATTTCCTCGTCGAAACAGGGGTCGAAGGGGGTTGCCTGCCGGAACTCGATGTTTTCGACGTCGTGGTCGGCAGCCTTTTCAAGCCCGATTGCGATCATGGTAGCGGAAACGTCGCTGGCCGTGATGGTGCCGACGCAATCCGCCAGCAGCAGGGCGGTGCTGCCGGTGCCGCAGCCGATTTCCAGAACCTTGTCCTGTCTCGACAGATGGCTGCGGGTGCGCTCCATGGTTTGCTTATAGGCGTGGATATTCTTGATTGGTTTCCTGGAATATTTGAAGGCTACCTTGTTCCAGAATGCTTCGGCGTCGTTCAACGTCCCATCCTTTTCGAGAAATACGGTTTCATGCGGTATTCCATGCAAATCTGATTTTTTGAATTGCCTAAATTCGGAAGTTATATATGCATATTTGCATGGATTGGAGAGCGATCAACTTTGACTGGAACAGAGCACGTGCTTTTCTCGTTGCCGCGGAGGAAGGGTCCTTGTCGGCGGCGGCACGGGCCTTGCGGGTGGCGCAGCCGACGTTGGGCCGTCAGGTGAGCGCACTTGAGCAGGAACTGGGCGTGGTGCTTTTCGAGCGTGTCGGCCGGGATTTGGTCCTGACGCCGTCGGGCTGGGAACTGGTGGACCATGTCCGCGCCATGGGCGAGGCGGCCAATCAGGTTTCCCTGACAGCGGCGGGCCAGTCGCAACAGATCGAGGGTTCTATCTGTATTTCCGCCAGCGACAGTTTTGCCACCTACAGCCTGGCCCCGATCATCGGGAAGCTGCGCCGGGAGCAGCCGGGTATCGAGATCCGTGTGATCGCCTCCAACAAACCCAGCGACCTGCGGCGGCGGGAGGCCGATATCGCGATCCGCCATTTCCGGCCGGAAGAACCGGACCTGATCGCCCGCAAGATCCACGAAACGGAAGCCTATTTCTATGCAACGCCCGACTATCTGCGCGAAATTGGCAACCCGACCACGGTAGATGGCTTCCAACATGCGGATTTCCTGGGCTTTGACGGCATCGAAACAATGCTGGCCGCTGTGAATACCGTTGGTTTGGGCCTGACGTTGCGGAATTTTCCGATCCTGATTGATAATCACGCCGTGCAATGGGAGATGGTCAAACAGAGTGTCGGCATCGGCGTGATGACGGCAGAGATCGGCGACGCGGAACCGACGGTCGAACGGATTCTGCCGGATATGGAACCCTTCGTGGTGCCGATCTGGCTGACCACCCATCGCGAACTCAGGACCAGCAGGCGCGTGCGGATTGTCTTCGATTTCCTGGCCGAGGAAATCGGCCGGGACCGGCGATAATCCGGTTTGGGTCCGTCTGGTATTGTACGGGTGACAATTTTTCCCGTCTGGCACCGGTCCTTGCCGCTTTCTGTCCCTTGAAGCATCCGCTGCATCGCACCATACTTATGCCATGCCAAGGCCATTGAGTGAAAAATACAAACTTGGGGCGAAACCACAGCCCCGGGCCTGCGATCATCCCGATTGCAGCGAGGCGGGGGTGCATCGTGCGCCCCGGTCGCATGAGGCCTTGCGCGACTATTACTGGTTCTGCCTGACGCATGTGCGCGAATACAATGCCAACTGGAATTTCTGCAAGGGTATGGCGCCCGATGCGATGGACCGGCTGGCGCGCGAGGATGCCTGCTGGGGGCGGCCGACCTGGCCCATGGGGTCCAAGGGGGCGGCCCATAAGGCGCAGCCGGATTTTGACGATCCGTTCGACGTTTTCGACGAAATCCGAAGAAACAGGCAGTCCGGGGCTGAAAAAGAGACGAAATCAGCGGTTGATCATCCGACCCTGGAAGCGTTAGAGATTTTGGGGCTGCAGGAACCTTTGACCATGGAGGCGCTTAAAGTGAGATATAAGGCGCTGGCGAAGGAGTTGCATCCCGATCTGAATGGCCAGGATCAGGAGGCGGAAAACCGCCTCAAGGTGATCAACCATGCCTACACGGTTTTGAAGAAAAATCTGATGCAAAACACGGTGGACGAGGCTATTTAGGACTGGGTCCGGCAAAAACCCGCCGGAACCGACAAGTTTTTTTGGGATTATTGTTGTTTAAGTAGGGAGCCGGACAGGACCATGACTGCAATGACCGATACGGCGGTGGTGAGCACCGATCAACTGGATGCCCCCGACATGGAAGTGTCCGTTCGCCAGACCTTCAATCTGGATTCAGACATGATGGTTCCGGCTTTCTCCGAGCGTTCCGACCATGTGCCGGAGGTGGACCCCACCTATCAGTTCGACCATGACACGACCATGGCGATCCTGGCGGGCTTTGCCTATAACCGCCGCGTGATGATCCAGGGCTATCACGGTACAGGTAAATCCACCCATATCGAACAGGTGGCCGCACGCCTGAACTGGCCCTGCATCCGTGTGAACCTGGACAGCCATATCAGCCGTATCGACCTGGTCGGTAAGGACGCAATTGTCCTGCGTGACGGCAAACAGGTCACCGAATTCCAGGAAGGCATTCTGCCTTGGGCGCTGCAGCGTCCGGTCGCAATCTGCTTCGACGAATATGACGCCGGTCGCCCGGACGTGATGTTCGTGATCCAGCGTGTCCTGGAAAAAGAGGGTCGCCTGACCCTGCTCGACCAGAGCCGCGTGATCCGCCCGAACAAATATTTCCGTCTGTTCGCCACCGCCAACACGGTCGGCCTGGGCGACACCAGCGGCCTGTATCACGGCACCCAGCAGATCAACCAGGGCCAGATGGACCGTTGGTCGATCGTGTCCACGCTGAACTATCTGCCGCATGACGACGAGGTCAAAATCCTGCTCGCCAAGCTGCCGGAATATGACAGCAATGACGGCCGCGACCAGATTAACGCGATGGTACAACTGGCCGATATGACCCGCGCCGGTTTCATCAGCGGCGATATCTCCACCGTCATGAGCCCGCGTACGGTTATCACCTGGGCGGAAAATGCCGAAATCTTCAAGGACCCGGCATTCGCCTTCCGCGTCACCTTCCTGAACAAATGTGATGAGACGGAACGCGCGATTGTCGCGGAATACTATCAGCGCTGCTTTGGCGAGGAACTGCCGCATTCGGTCGGCGTCCAGTTGAGCTAAGGCAGGGTTACCCGCGCCCGCCCTCTCCTTGATGGAGGGGGCTATGGGCGAGGGCGGATACAGGTGGTGAAAAGGGTCGGTAATGAGCGATTCCAATGATCGGTTAGAGGAATTCAAACGCTGCAATGCGGCGGCTTTCCGGGCGATCTCCGGCCGGTTGGATATTGAAGTGTCCTATGGCACGGAACCGGCCCATATGACCGGGGAACGCGCCCGCCTGCCTTTCCCGGCCCGTGACCTGCCCGCCGATGATCTGGCCCGCGCCCGTGGCGAGGCCGATGGCCTTGCGATCAAACTGGCGCATCACGATCAGCAATTGCATATGTCGCGCCGCCCGACCGGCGACGTGGCACCGGTCCTGTTCGACGCGCTGGAAGATGCGCGGGTAGAGGCGGTTGGTCTGCGCCATATGGAAGGGGCGCGCCAGAATATGGCCGAGGCCCTGGAACAGCGTTACCAGAGGCTTGGCTATCAGCGTATCTCGGAACGTACCGAGGCCACCCTGCCGGAAGTGGTGCGCATGCTGGCGCGTGAGCGTCTGACCGGTATGACGCCGCCGCCGTCGGCCATGCAGGCGGTGGAACTCTGGCGTCCTTATCTGGAAACGAAAATTTCTGAAGCTTTGGAAAATCTGGTTCCGGTGACGGATGACCAGGATGCCTATGCCAAGGCCGCCCGCCAGTTGATCCAGGATATGGATGTCGACATGGGCATGAACGAGTCGTCTGAAAGCAGCGACGAGTCCGACCAGAGCGACGAAACCGAGGAGATGCAGGACAACCAGGCCCGCAGCGACGAGGAAAACGGCGAGCAGGGCGACCAGCAGTCCCAGATGGATGACGGTTCGTCCGAACAGGGCGACAGCGACAGCAGCATGGATTCCGATATCGGCGACATGCTGGACGAGATGCTGGCTGAAGATATGATGCCTGCGCCCGGTTCCGAAGAGGCCGGCGAGATGGGCAAACAATGGCGCCCCGAAAACGACCTGTCCAATGTCGGTAACGAAGCCTTCTATCGCATCTTTACGCAGGGGTTCGACGAGGTGGTCCGGGCGGAAGACCTCTGTGATCCGGAAGAATTGGAACGGCTGCGCCAGATGTTGGACCAGCAGTTGACCCATCTGCAGGGCATTATTGGCAAGCTGGCCAACCGGCTGCAGCGCCGCCTGATGGCCCAGCAACAGCGCAGTTGGGATTTCGACCTGGAAGAAGGCATGCTGGACACCGGCCGGTTGAGCCGCGTGGTTACCAATCCGCTGCACGCGCTGTCCTTCAAATGGGAAACGGAAGCGGATTTCCGCGACACGGTCGTGACCCTGCTGCTGGATAATTCCGGTTCCATGCGGGGCCGTCCGATCACCATTGCGGCGATGAGTGCCGATATTCTGGCACGGACGCTGGAACGCTGTGGCGTGAAGGTGGAAATCCTGGGCTTTACTACCCGCGCCTGGAAGGGTGGCCAGTCCCGCGAACAATGGATCGCCGACGGCAAGCCCGCCAATCCGGGCCGTCTCAATGACCTGCGCCATATCGTTTACAAGGCCGCCGACGAACCCTATCGCCGGGGTCGCCGTAATCTGGGCCTGATGCTGCGCGAAGGGTTGCTGAAAGAGAATATCGACGGCGAGGCCCTGATGTGGGCGCATCAGCGCCTGCTGGCCCGCCCGGAAGAACGCCGCATCCTGATGGTGATCTCCGACGGGGCGCCGGTGGACGACAGTACGCTGTCGGTCAACCCGGGCAACTACCTGGAACGCCATCTGCGCGATGTGATCGACTATATCGAGACCAAGTCGCCGGTCGAGGTTGTCGCCATCGGCATCGGCCATGACGTGACCCGTTATTATCGGCGCGCGGTGACCATCGTCGATGTGGAACAGTTGGGTGGCACCATGATGGAACAGCTCGCGGACCTGTTCGAGGACGAGGTCTCCATGCCCCGTGGCCGGGTCGAGGCACGCAAGAGAGGCGCATCCCAGGGCAAGTCGCCGTCTTTCTGATCGTGCATGAGGACACACAAAAACGACCCGGAAATCCGGGCCGCCTTCGCAATCTGCAGTGATCTATCGGTTACTGCTTCCAGATGCTCAGTTTGTTGGTTTTTTCACTGCGCTTCTGGTCGCTGGGTTTCTTGTAGTCAAAGCCGAAGGAGGCTGCTTCCCAGGAACCGTAGGTCGGGTTCGGCAGCATGATCCAGTCTTTGCCCCAATGGCTTTTGTTGCTGCTGTATTCCTTGGCGCGGTCGCCTTTATAGCCGTCCACGAAGTCACCCAAGTTGTCACCGATCAGGAGAAGAACGCGATGGTCCTTGGCGACATGGGCGCGGCGGACACCTTTCTTGGAGGATTTCCACTCTTCCTTCTCCTTTTTCAGGAGAACGGTGTCATAGGCCTCTTCGATCGGATAGCCGAGGGCTTTCAGGTTTTTGCGGGTGGCTTCCTCCAGGTTGCCCGTGCGGTTCGACACGTAATAGACGGTCACACCCTTGGACGCGGCATAGGTGATGAAATCGAGCGATCCCGGAATAACGCGGGAGGTTTCGGTCTTCACATAGGCGTCCCAGGTCTTACCACTGAAATGGTTGCCGGTGGCGACCATCCAGGCCTGATAGTCGGAGTTGTCCAGAACGGTTTCGTCCACGTCGAGAATGACGGCGGGCGGCAGATCCTTGTAGCCGTTGCCCGGTTCGCTGACGGCAGTCCAGGATTTGTCGGCCAGGGCCTGGTCCAGGCGCAGTTTGGCAAGGGCGTAGGCAGCCATGGTGCTGGCCTTGTATTCGACGGACTTCTGCATCCAGTAGGTGGCGTTCAGATTGTCGTTCGCACCGGCCATCGGCTTGGCGCTGTCGGCCTGGGCGGCGCCGGCAAGGGCAATGCCCCCGACAAGGGCGGCGGAAAGGGCCAAGGTTTTCATGCGGAACATGGGTAGTTTCCCCCTGAGTGACTGTTGGTCATTTATTCAGTAAGCGAAAAAAAACAGGCGCCTTCCTTTTGGAAGACGCCCAGATTAGCACCACGACTGATGCTGGCAAGAATTTGTTGACCTAATGGTCAGGCGTGGTCGGGTCCTGAAATCAGGCTGCGTTCACATCCTCCAGGAAGCGCCCGACCTCTGATTCCAGGTTCTGCGATTTGGACAATAGATCCCCGGCGGCATCCACGATCAGTCTGGCTTCGTCGCCGGTTTCGCCGGCGGCCTGGTTTACCGCGGCGATGTTGGAGGAAACCTCGGTCGTGCCCATGGCGGCCTGTTCCACATTGCGGGCGATCTCCCGCGTGGCCTCGGTCTGGTCCTCCACCGCATTGGTGATGGCATGGGCAATGTCGTTGATTTCCTCGATCGTCTTGGCGATCCCCGCCAGCGCACCTGCGGAGGCCTGGCTGGCACCCTGAATCTGGGTGATGTGATTGCGGATTTCGTCGGTGGCCTTGGAGGTCTGGTTGGCCAGGCTTTTGACCTCGTTGGCGACAACGGCAAATCCCTTGCCGGCCTCACCGGCACGGGCCGCCTCGATGGTCGCGTTCAGCGCCAGCAGGTTGGTCTGTTCGGCAATATCGGTGATCAGGTTGACCACCTCGTCGATTTTTTCCACTGCATTGACCAGATTGTTGACGGTCGCACGGGTTTTCTCTGCCTGGGTGACGGCCCCTTCGGCCACATGGGAGGCGCGCTCCACATGGCGGGAGATTTCCTGTTCGCTGGCGGCCAGTTCCTCTGCGGCGGCGGCAACGGTCTCAACATTGGTTGCGGCCTGTTCGGCGGCGGCGGCCACCGTCATGGCGCGTTCCGCACTTTGGCTGGCGACCCCGGACAGGTTGCCTGCGGACCCGTTCAATTGTGATGCGGCGCTGGAGACCGTCCCGACAACGGTGCCCACGCTGGCGCGGAAATCGTCGGCCAGCTTCGTCAGGACCGCCTTGCGTTCCCGTTTGCTGGTTTCTTCCGCCATTTCCTTTTCCTGCTGAAGCTTGTTGGCGCGGATGGCGTTTTCCTTGAAGACCAGCACGGCGCGGGCCATGTCACCGATCTCGCTTTTCCAGTCCTGGTAAGGCACATCGGTTTCGAGCTGTCCATCGGCGAGGCGGCTCATGGAGCTGGTCATCGCGTTCAGCGGGCGGACCAGATGCAGTCTGGTCCACCAGACATTCATCATCGCCATGCCGAGCAGCATCAGGACGATGGCGGCCAGGCTGTAGTTGGTGAATTCCACCAGAGTATCCAGTTCATGCTGCAGGGCGGCAACATTCAGCTCTCCCGGCGCGGAGACCATGTCAAAGACCGTATTCGACCCTGTGATGATGATATAGGAGATCGCGCCGACGAAAACGACGGTCGACATCATCACGATGGAAAACAGAACGCCCAGAAGACTGATTTTGTAATTGGAAATTTTCATTTCCTTCCCCTCTTGCCCATTAACACGGTGCCATGATACCCAAGCCATCCACTTGGGTTCCTCACACGGGTACAGCCTGTGGCATCTACATGACCACATCGCGTGAGACATTGACTTAGCGCAAATTTGGCCGCTTTTCCGATTCCGGTCAATGAGCCTGTAGCGTCAGCACCGGTCCGCCAGCCGCTTCTGCGTCGCCGGGGTCATGCGTGACCAGGATTACGGGAAGGTCGCGGGCCTGATCAAACACGAAACGGCGGAAGCGATCGCGCAGGGCCGCATCCAGTTTTGAGAAGGGTTCGTCCAATAACAAAGCGCCCGGCTCGGACAACAGGGTGCGCAGGCAACTGATCCGGGCCCTCTGTCCGCCGGACAATGTGGCCGGGTCACGGTCGCCGAACCCTTGCAGACCGGCCTCGGTCATGGCGGTTGCAATGCGCGCCTCGCGGTCTGCCTTGTTGAGGCCGGGCGGCAGGCCGAAGGCCAGATTGTCGGCCACCGACAGATGCGGAAACAGCAGGTCATCCTGGAACAGAATCCCCAGATGGCGCCTTTCCGGGGGCAGAGTGGTCAGGTCTTTCGCGCCCAGTGCGACCTGTCCGCTAGCGGTGAAATCCGTGCCGAGGCTGCCGCAGAGATAGGCGAGAAGCGTTGATTTTCCCGAACCGCTGGGCCCCATGATGGTGACTGCCTGTCCGGGGTTCACCGTCAGGTCAATGGGCTCAAAAAGGGGATGGCCCCGCAGTTCGATGCTGATGTTGCGCAAGATCAGACTGGGTTTCGGGGTGGTCTTGTCGGTCATGATCCCCCCCGCATCGCGCGCCGGTTACGATAAATCCAGCCGGGCAGTCCCACGGCCACAAGAAAGCCCGCCAGGGGCAATGTCGCCTGCAGGAAGGCGAACAGGCCGACCAGCCGCCTGTCACCACCGCTGGCAAGGCTGACTGCTTCGGTGGTCAGGGTGGCATATCGTCCGGCACCGATGAAGATGGTCGGCAGATATTCGCCCACGCTGACGGCAAAGCCGATGGCGGCGGCAACCAGGATCGGGCGCAGCAGGATCGGCAATTTGACCCGCCAGAAGACCCGCGCCGACGACGCCCCCAGGCAGGCCGCCGTGCGGGCATAGCGGTCGTCGAGCCGCCGATAGGGTTCCGCCAGTGAAAGAAATACATAGGGCAGGACAAAAAGCAGATGCCCCCATATCAGGGCAGGGAAGGTGCCGTCAATCCGGGCCCATCCAAGCAGGGCCTGCGCCCCGAACAGGAAAGCCGCCTGCGGGATCAGCAGCGGCGTATACAGCAGCCAGAGGGCGCGGCTGCCGGGATGCAAACCGTGGCGCTGTTCGGTCTCCAGACAGCCCAGCGTGAGGATCAGGGCAAGGCCCGCCGCTGAGGCCCCCAACAGGACGGTGGTCACCATCGGGCCGGTCAGCATCTCGCCATGGCGCATCCACATGGTAAGGCCCCATTGATCCGGCAGGGCGGATGGATAACGCCAGCGCCAGGCAAGCGACCAAAGCGCTAGCATCAGTAAGGATGTAATCCCGGCGATCAGGACCAGCATGATCCCGCCACTGCCCAACCGGCGAAGGGGGGCTTCAAAGCGGCCACGGCCTCCCTGGCGGACCCAGCCAAGTCCCAGTCTTGCGATGAGACGTTCCAGCATCAGCCAGACGAGCAGCACGGCCAGGGCCATCATCACCTGCAGGCAGGCCCCGGCCCCCGCCAGGAACTGGAAGTCGAGATCCGGGTCGTTGAACCAGCGTAATACCAGCACACCCAGCGTCGGGCGTGAACTGGGCGTCAGGATCAGCGCCACATCCACAACCGACAGGGAAAAGACCAGTACCGCGAAAAGCGGCAGACGCATGGGGCCGTAGATCAGCGGCAGGAGCGTCTTGAACCAGGCGGTAACCCGGTCATAGCCAAGGGATCGGGATATGGTGAGAGTCCGGTGGGTCGGGGCCTGATGCAAGGCGCCGATCATCATCAGCAACAGATAGGGGGTCTCTTTCAGGACCAGCGCGGCAATCAGGCTGATGCCATAGGCATCCGGGGCCAATGGCAGGTCCGGTGGCCGGTCCCAGCCGGTCGCCCAGGGGGAGATCAGCCGGATGATCCAGCCGCTGGGCGCAAAGAGGAACAAAAAGCCGATGGCAATCGCCGAATGAGGCACGGCCAGCAACGGCCCCAGCACCCGGCGCATCCGGTCAAACAGCCTCGTCTGATAGCAGCAGGCGCAGAACAGGCAGACAATCAGGAAGGACAGCAGGCTCGCGCCAATGCCGGTATAAAGCGAGAAAAGCACTGCGTCCCAAAGGCCGGGATAGGCCAAAAGCCTCCGCCAGGCATCCAGCGACAGCGTCTCGCCGCCCAGGCTGGGCAGGTAATTGAAGGCGGGCAGGACTGCGCCGACCAGCCCTGCGCCGACCGGCAACAGAAAGACGGCCAGCGTGACAAGGGGAAAAAGACGCAGCCAGCGCCCCGACCTTACCTGCTGGCCTGTGGAAATCGTCGTTGCAACGGCAGAGTTAGCTGCCATATCGGGTCAGCCACCTTTCCTCGATTTTGGTCATCCAGGAGGGATGCGGCTCCGGCAGGACACGGCCCAGTTCCCCGGCGCTCAACGTCGCAACGCCGCGCGGCAGATCGTCGAACAGGGCCTTGTCCGCAGGCGTCAGGCGGTGCATGGACAGGACCGTCGGCTCCCCCCAGTAGTCCGGGTTCTGCTTGCGTGCCTGGGCTTCCGGCGACATGAGGAAATTGGCGACAACCATCGCGCCTTCCTTATGGGCTGCGTTGAAGGGGATGGCGACGAAATGGGTGTTGCCGATCGTGCCGCCGTCCAGGACGTAGGACCGCGCGCTTTCCGGCAGGCGGCCCTCGGCGATGGCATTGGAGGCCGCGCCCACATTGAAGGAATAGGCCAGGTCGATCGCACCATCGTCCAGCATCTGGATCATCGCGCCGCCATTGCGCGGATATTCCTTTCCTTCATGCCAAAGATAGGGGGAAAGCTTGTCGAGATAATCCCAAAGCGGCTTTGTTACAGTATCGAAATTATCCCCGGCGGGTTTCAACAGCGCGTCCCGGTCCCGCGTCAGTTCCAGCAACGCCTGTTTCAGGAAGGTGCTGCCGGTAAAATCGGGCGGCGCGGGATAGGTGACGCGGCCCGGATTGGCGCGGGCATGCGCCAGGATGGC
The Aestuariispira ectoiniformans genome window above contains:
- a CDS encoding LysR family transcriptional regulator, whose product is MDWRAINFDWNRARAFLVAAEEGSLSAAARALRVAQPTLGRQVSALEQELGVVLFERVGRDLVLTPSGWELVDHVRAMGEAANQVSLTAAGQSQQIEGSICISASDSFATYSLAPIIGKLRREQPGIEIRVIASNKPSDLRRREADIAIRHFRPEEPDLIARKIHETEAYFYATPDYLREIGNPTTVDGFQHADFLGFDGIETMLAAVNTVGLGLTLRNFPILIDNHAVQWEMVKQSVGIGVMTAEIGDAEPTVERILPDMEPFVVPIWLTTHRELRTSRRVRIVFDFLAEEIGRDRR
- a CDS encoding methyl-accepting chemotaxis protein, which encodes MKISNYKISLLGVLFSIVMMSTVVFVGAISYIIITGSNTVFDMVSAPGELNVAALQHELDTLVEFTNYSLAAIVLMLLGMAMMNVWWTRLHLVRPLNAMTSSMSRLADGQLETDVPYQDWKSEIGDMARAVLVFKENAIRANKLQQEKEMAEETSKRERKAVLTKLADDFRASVGTVVGTVSSAASQLNGSAGNLSGVASQSAERAMTVAAAAEQAATNVETVAAAAEELAASEQEISRHVERASHVAEGAVTQAEKTRATVNNLVNAVEKIDEVVNLITDIAEQTNLLALNATIEAARAGEAGKGFAVVANEVKSLANQTSKATDEIRNHITQIQGASQASAGALAGIAKTIEEINDIAHAITNAVEDQTEATREIARNVEQAAMGTTEVSSNIAAVNQAAGETGDEARLIVDAAGDLLSKSQNLESEVGRFLEDVNAA
- a CDS encoding ABC transporter substrate-binding protein translates to MRLKSLIFAAAAMAFLPVAGQADEADWPSVTKAARGQTVYWNAWGGSSTYNSYIDWVGQRVRQDYGVKLVHVNLGDTAEAVRRVLAEKSTGRDEDGSIDLIWINGENFKAMKEADLLYGPFVENLPNFALVDTVEKPTTVLDFTVPTDGLESPWGMAQMIFIHDSARLKNPPKSMAAILAHARANPGRVTYPAPPDFTGSTFLKQALLELTRDRDALLKPAGDNFDTVTKPLWDYLDKLSPYLWHEGKEYPRNGGAMIQMLDDGAIDLAYSFNVGAASNAIAEGRLPESARSYVLDGGTIGNTHFVAIPFNAAHKEGAMVVANFLMSPEAQARKQNPDYWGEPTVLSMHRLTPADKALFDDLPRGVATLSAGELGRVLPEPHPSWMTKIEERWLTRYGS
- the cobS gene encoding cobaltochelatase subunit CobS, with amino-acid sequence MTAMTDTAVVSTDQLDAPDMEVSVRQTFNLDSDMMVPAFSERSDHVPEVDPTYQFDHDTTMAILAGFAYNRRVMIQGYHGTGKSTHIEQVAARLNWPCIRVNLDSHISRIDLVGKDAIVLRDGKQVTEFQEGILPWALQRPVAICFDEYDAGRPDVMFVIQRVLEKEGRLTLLDQSRVIRPNKYFRLFATANTVGLGDTSGLYHGTQQINQGQMDRWSIVSTLNYLPHDDEVKILLAKLPEYDSNDGRDQINAMVQLADMTRAGFISGDISTVMSPRTVITWAENAEIFKDPAFAFRVTFLNKCDETERAIVAEYYQRCFGEELPHSVGVQLS
- a CDS encoding 5'-nucleotidase, lipoprotein e(P4) family, whose product is MFRMKTLALSAALVGGIALAGAAQADSAKPMAGANDNLNATYWMQKSVEYKASTMAAYALAKLRLDQALADKSWTAVSEPGNGYKDLPPAVILDVDETVLDNSDYQAWMVATGNHFSGKTWDAYVKTETSRVIPGSLDFITYAASKGVTVYYVSNRTGNLEEATRKNLKALGYPIEEAYDTVLLKKEKEEWKSSKKGVRRAHVAKDHRVLLLIGDNLGDFVDGYKGDRAKEYSSNKSHWGKDWIMLPNPTYGSWEAASFGFDYKKPSDQKRSEKTNKLSIWKQ
- a CDS encoding ABC transporter permease, encoding MAANSAVATTISTGQQVRSGRWLRLFPLVTLAVFLLPVGAGLVGAVLPAFNYLPSLGGETLSLDAWRRLLAYPGLWDAVLFSLYTGIGASLLSFLIVCLFCACCYQTRLFDRMRRVLGPLLAVPHSAIAIGFLFLFAPSGWIIRLISPWATGWDRPPDLPLAPDAYGISLIAALVLKETPYLLLMMIGALHQAPTHRTLTISRSLGYDRVTAWFKTLLPLIYGPMRLPLFAVLVFSLSVVDVALILTPSSRPTLGVLVLRWFNDPDLDFQFLAGAGACLQVMMALAVLLVWLMLERLIARLGLGWVRQGGRGRFEAPLRRLGSGGIMLVLIAGITSLLMLALWSLAWRWRYPSALPDQWGLTMWMRHGEMLTGPMVTTVLLGASAAGLALILTLGCLETEQRHGLHPGSRALWLLYTPLLIPQAAFLFGAQALLGWARIDGTFPALIWGHLLFVLPYVFLSLAEPYRRLDDRYARTAACLGASSARVFWRVKLPILLRPILVAAAIGFAVSVGEYLPTIFIGAGRYATLTTEAVSLASGGDRRLVGLFAFLQATLPLAGFLVAVGLPGWIYRNRRAMRGGS
- a CDS encoding J domain-containing protein, with protein sequence MSEKYKLGAKPQPRACDHPDCSEAGVHRAPRSHEALRDYYWFCLTHVREYNANWNFCKGMAPDAMDRLAREDACWGRPTWPMGSKGAAHKAQPDFDDPFDVFDEIRRNRQSGAEKETKSAVDHPTLEALEILGLQEPLTMEALKVRYKALAKELHPDLNGQDQEAENRLKVINHAYTVLKKNLMQNTVDEAI
- the cobT gene encoding cobaltochelatase subunit CobT, which produces MSDSNDRLEEFKRCNAAAFRAISGRLDIEVSYGTEPAHMTGERARLPFPARDLPADDLARARGEADGLAIKLAHHDQQLHMSRRPTGDVAPVLFDALEDARVEAVGLRHMEGARQNMAEALEQRYQRLGYQRISERTEATLPEVVRMLARERLTGMTPPPSAMQAVELWRPYLETKISEALENLVPVTDDQDAYAKAARQLIQDMDVDMGMNESSESSDESDQSDETEEMQDNQARSDEENGEQGDQQSQMDDGSSEQGDSDSSMDSDIGDMLDEMLAEDMMPAPGSEEAGEMGKQWRPENDLSNVGNEAFYRIFTQGFDEVVRAEDLCDPEELERLRQMLDQQLTHLQGIIGKLANRLQRRLMAQQQRSWDFDLEEGMLDTGRLSRVVTNPLHALSFKWETEADFRDTVVTLLLDNSGSMRGRPITIAAMSADILARTLERCGVKVEILGFTTRAWKGGQSREQWIADGKPANPGRLNDLRHIVYKAADEPYRRGRRNLGLMLREGLLKENIDGEALMWAHQRLLARPEERRILMVISDGAPVDDSTLSVNPGNYLERHLRDVIDYIETKSPVEVVAIGIGHDVTRYYRRAVTIVDVEQLGGTMMEQLADLFEDEVSMPRGRVEARKRGASQGKSPSF
- a CDS encoding class I SAM-dependent methyltransferase is translated as MNDAEAFWNKVAFKYSRKPIKNIHAYKQTMERTRSHLSRQDKVLEIGCGTGSTALLLADCVGTITASDVSATMIAIGLEKAADHDVENIEFRQATPFDPCFDEEIFDAVLAFNMLHLLDDVPAAAARINSRLKPGGLFISKTPCLAGKAWLFKPLVSVMRLFRLAPPVTFLSIPQLEGYLKDAGFEIVETGDYPASPPNHFIVARKPGD
- a CDS encoding ATP-binding cassette domain-containing protein, whose protein sequence is MTDKTTPKPSLILRNISIELRGHPLFEPIDLTVNPGQAVTIMGPSGSGKSTLLAYLCGSLGTDFTASGQVALGAKDLTTLPPERRHLGILFQDDLLFPHLSVADNLAFGLPPGLNKADREARIATAMTEAGLQGFGDRDPATLSGGQRARISCLRTLLSEPGALLLDEPFSKLDAALRDRFRRFVFDQARDLPVILVTHDPGDAEAAGGPVLTLQAH